The nucleotide window GACGCCGAGTGTCTCGTCGTCCTGGTCGTGGCGGGTGCCGCAGCGGCAGGGGCGCCCGCTGGAAGGACGGTTGTGGACCGGGCCGAAGCTCGGTGCGGTGAAGGTGGCAAAGACGCGGGGGTGGGTGCCGACGTGTTCGGGGACGCCCTTGCCACCGCGCAGGCCCGAGGTGATCAGGTGGAAGGTGTCCCGGCGGTAGACCTCGGCGCAGGCCGCACACCGAGTCGTACGGCGGTTGTTGCATCGGACGAGGAGGTTCCCGGCCGGGAGGTCGGTGGAGTCGAGGTGCTGGAGAACGCGGCCAATCTCGCCGGTCGTGGTGTCGATGTCGTACTCGGTGCGGTGGCCGTCCAGGCGGATCGGGTGGGTGCAGCCGCCGAGGCCGGAGAGCTGGCGGAGGATACCGGGCAGGGTGCCGTGCTCGGCGAGCTTCGTGAGGTCCGGGAGCGGGGGCGGGGTGGTGCGGGTGAAGATGGCGGTCTCCTTCTGACTGGCTCGGTCAGGAGTTATGGCCCTGGGGCGGCAGATGCTTGGTCGTGTGTGCCGCCCCAGGTGCTTGGCGCGGTTCAGCGCCGGTTCTGCTCGCGCAGCAGGGAGCGCAGGACCACAGCCGCGATGGCCACGGAGATGGCCGAGACGGCGACGGCGGCCAGGAGCGCGGTAAGGACGACACCGCCCATGACCACGGCCGCCACCACGGCGGGGCTGATGTGGAGCGTTGGGAGCGTGCGCCGGACGGGCGCCGGGTCAGTCGGGGTGTGGGTGTGTGCGGGCGCCGGGGTGGGGTTGTCGGGGTACTTGGGCAGGAACATGGTCACGCCCTCCTCATCTACTCGTCTAGGCGTGTGAGCGGTTTATGACGTCAACGCCGGTACGCGTGCCGGATTCGATTGCGGGGGCGAGGAAGGTCTGCGAGAGCCAGAAGCCGAAGAGGGCGATCAGGACGACGACCCAGGTGCGGACGCCGAGGAACTTGACCGCGCCCCAGGCGAAGAGGCCGAGGACGACGACGAGCGGCAGGCTGACGGTCACGGTGTGCGGGGTCCTTTCGGCGGATCAGCGGACGGGGCAGCGGTGGGTGCGTGCGGCCAGCTCGGCGGCGGCGCGGCTGTCGTAGTCGGCGGAGAAGCCGCAGCGCGGCGCGGTGCAGGCGGCGGTGTGCTTCTCACGGCCCCGGCCGTCGTAGGACGTGGCGACCTGGACGGGGCCGATGCGGGTGACGTTGCGGAAGCGGCGGTTGGCGGACATCGGGCTTCCTTTCAGAGGTGGGCGGCGATGGCTTCGGCCATGGGCGCGGGGACGCCGAGGCGGGCGCGAAGGGTGGGGGTGTCGATGGGTGTTCCGGTGCGTGTGTGGTGTTCAGCGGCGACCTTGCGGGCGTGTTCAACGAGGGCAGCCGGGACGGCGACGGCAGGTCGCTCAGGCGGCGGCTCGATGGCCGGTGGACTCGGCGACGGTTCCGGCGGCTCCACCGGGTCGAGGTTCGGGACGTGTTCGGGGGCGTCCTCCTGGTCCGCAGGGTCGGCTGTGTGCTCGGTGTCCTCGGCGGCCGTTGTCGGTGTGGTGTGGGCGAGGAGGGTTCCGCCGAGGAAGGCGACGGCGGGCCAGCCCGCGACGAGGATGCGCAGCCAGGCCGGGACGTCGTTCATGTCGAGGAGGCCGGCGGTGGCGACGTTCGCGCCGAGGGAGGCGGCGAGGGCGATGACGAACCAGCACCACCCGGCCGCTTTCGCCTCACCCGAGCGCAGTCGGCGCCAGGCGGCGACGAGCAACAGGTCGACCGAGACCGGGTAGGCCCACGCTTTCCAGCCGTCCTGTCCGGCCGCCAGGGCGATGTCGTGCAGGTGGGCGAAGGACAGCGCGGCGGCGATGAGCGCCTGGACGAGCACCGCGTCGACACGGGCCAGTTGGGCGCGCATGGAGGGGCTCCTTTCGGGTGCAGGCATGGCAGGGGTAGGGAGTTGGCGCGAGACGGTCACGCCGACCGGAGTGGGAGTGAGGCTCAGTCGGTCAGCGGGTGCGGCTGTACCGCCGGGGCCGGGGACTCGACGGACAGTACGGGCACGTAGGGCTGGAACGGCTTGAGCGCGGGCAGGTCGGGCACCAGGTGGGCCGATTCCCGGCAGATCCCGGCAGCGTCGCCGAGGGACAGGTACGGCGTGCGGATGCGGGACCAGCCGCCGGAGGTGTCACCGGCCACGGCCAGGCCGGGCAGCTCGGGAGCGATGGCGCATGCGGCGAGGACGGCTTCGGGGGCGATGTCGCCGAGGGCCATCTTCGCGGAGGCTTCGTCGTTGACGCGATGGCAGACCCGGCCGGTCAGTTGAGCGCGGAGCATGGTGGCGCCCTTGCCCAGCTCGGCGCCGAAGCGCTGCCCGCAGACCTCCAGGTAGATCCCGGCGGCGCGGCCGAGCTGGGCGAGGCGGATGAGCTGGGTGACCATCTCGTCCCGGCGTTCCTCGTCCTTCTTCGTGGCGACGAGGAAGAGTTCGGCCACCTCGTCGACGAACAGCACGATCGGTACCGGGCGTTCACTCTCGGGCAGGCCCCAGATGTCGGAGGTGATCTCCTCGTCGGGGGTGTCCGGGGCGATGCCTTGCCGGGCCTTGATCAGGTCGTAGCGGTTCTCCATTTCCTTGACGAGCACGGGCAGCAGTTCGGCCGCCTGCTCGGGGTCGGTGGCGAGGGCGGAGAGCCGGGAGGCGAACGGCGCCAGCTCCACGCCCCGCTTGCAGTCGATACCGACCAGCGCGACGGGTTGCCGGGCGAGCCCGGTGATCAGGTGCCGCAGGTACATGGACTTCCCCGACAGCGTGGCGCCGAGGGTCAGCTGATGGGGAATGGTGCGGTAGTCGCGGACGAACGGGGTCGCGTCCTCCCGCAGTGCCACGGGCACCTTGAGGAACTCGACGGCGGCCTTGCGGGGCATCCGCACGTTCCGCAGCACGTCGAAGCCGACAAGCCGCAGTTCGACCACGCCCGGCTTGACCGTCGTCACGTACACGGCGTGCACCCCCCACGCGTGCCGCAGCCGCTCGGCGGAGGCGGCGACGTCCGCCGGTTCCTGGCCCGGAGCGAGCCGGAGGCGAAGCCGCAGCCCGGTCGCGGTGGGCCGGATGATGCCCCGGCGCGGCGGTACCGGCCGGACTTCGCGGCGGGTGGTGGCCTTGACGGCGAGGACCCGCAGCCGGGACGGCGCCACGGTCAGCCCGCATGCCTCCATGACCGAGCCGTACGTCCCGAGGAGTCGGGCGGTGGATATCGGCAGGCCGACCGTGGGCCAGTACACGCGGGGGTGTTTGGCTCGGGCGTAGGCGGCCCCGCCGCCGAGTGCGGCGACAGGACCACCCACCTCCAGAAGTGTCACCAGGTCGGACATCAGGCGGTGGCCCCCATGGCGGCCGGGAAGGCGGCCGGAGTCACGGCGGCGGCGCGGAAGGCGATGCCGTGCCGCTGCTGTCCGTTGAACACCGACTCCCACGGCCGGGCGACCAGCCCCGGCAGCGCGACCGGGGCCCCCAGGGCCAGCCCTTCGGCCACACCGCCTTCCGGCACGGTGACCTTGATCAGCGACGACTCGCCGTCCTCGATGTAGACGACGCCGATCGTCATCAGCGCTTCCCCGCTGACGGCGTCCTTGGCGATCTCGCCCGTCTGCCGGTCCCGGACCTTGGGCTCGGGAGCCTCCGTCAGCAGGATCGTTGCGGCCGAGGTCTCAACACGGATGGTACGCAAGGGAACTTCCCCTATCTACTCGTCTATACATGTGACGTCCGGTGAACCCGGTCTCCGGGCTCATGCGAACGACTCTGCCACACCACTTGCCCACTCGTCTATACGAGTATGCCTGTTGGGGTGTACGAGTCGGAGAAGCATCCCCGCGCACCACCGCAAACCACCTGATTACGTCGCCGGAAGCTGATACGACAGCACGTACGCATCCGCCGCCATAACCGTGTCGCAGACCTCAACGGCCCGCCCCTCGGTGTCGAAGGCAGTGCGGATCAGGTGAATGACCGGCACACCGGAGGCCAGCCGCAGCGTCTTCACCTCTGCGGGCGAGGGCATCCGGGCCCGGATCTCCTCCTCGAAGTGATCGAGGCGATGGCCCAGCTCCTCCAGCCGGGCGTAGATGCCACCGGGGCCGGGGTTGGGTTCGGCGATCGGCGTACCGCGCGCGATGTCCAGGGGCAGATAGGACGCGGCGAACTCGACCGGACGACCGTCGAGCAGATACCGGCGCCGACGCGCCAGCACCCGCCGCACGGACCCGAGCCGGGCCGAGACGTCCTGACTGGCCTTTTCTTCCTTCACCTCAAGGCTGTCGACCTGAGGGTGACTGCCGGCGGCGTTCGCTTCGACGATGAAGGCGGACTTGCCCTGCTCACGGTGCCGCCGGGCGAACCGGTCGGAGGCGAGCCGCCGCACGGGCGGCCGTGGTCGCACGAAGACGCCCTTGCCGTGCTCGGCGTGCACGAGTCCTTCGCCCTGGAGGACGGAGAAGGAGTTTCGGACCGTCATCCGGGATACCCCGTAGTGATCGACAAGTTCCGCTTCCGAGGGCAGCTTCTCGCCCTCCTTGAACCGCCCACGGTCGATGGCCTCGCGCAGCTGGTCGGCGATCTGCCGGAAAACCGCACGATCGCTCGTGGGGTCGAGATCGCCGAGGAGGCCGGAAGGAAGAGAGGGCACGTGTACTCCTTTAGATATCTAGACGAGTGGGCGTTTGTTGTTGCTACGGTGGAGAGCCTAGCCAGCCGAGAGGGCCGAGGAACGTGAGCACCGACCGTCCGCACTCCGTGAGCGTCGCCGGAGTCATCGTCGACGAACAGGGCCGTGCCCTCTTGATCAAGCGCCGCGACAACGGCCACTGGGAACCGCCGGGCGGAGTCCTCGAACGCGAGGAAACCATCCCGGAAGCCCTCCAGCGCGAAGTTCTCGAAGAGACCGGCGTCAAGATCGCGCTTCCCGCGACCCTGACCG belongs to Streptomyces graminofaciens and includes:
- a CDS encoding DUF2637 domain-containing protein, with the protein product MRAQLARVDAVLVQALIAAALSFAHLHDIALAAGQDGWKAWAYPVSVDLLLVAAWRRLRSGEAKAAGWCWFVIALAASLGANVATAGLLDMNDVPAWLRILVAGWPAVAFLGGTLLAHTTPTTAAEDTEHTADPADQEDAPEHVPNLDPVEPPEPSPSPPAIEPPPERPAVAVPAALVEHARKVAAEHHTRTGTPIDTPTLRARLGVPAPMAEAIAAHL
- a CDS encoding FtsK/SpoIIIE domain-containing protein, with the protein product MSDLVTLLEVGGPVAALGGGAAYARAKHPRVYWPTVGLPISTARLLGTYGSVMEACGLTVAPSRLRVLAVKATTRREVRPVPPRRGIIRPTATGLRLRLRLAPGQEPADVAASAERLRHAWGVHAVYVTTVKPGVVELRLVGFDVLRNVRMPRKAAVEFLKVPVALREDATPFVRDYRTIPHQLTLGATLSGKSMYLRHLITGLARQPVALVGIDCKRGVELAPFASRLSALATDPEQAAELLPVLVKEMENRYDLIKARQGIAPDTPDEEITSDIWGLPESERPVPIVLFVDEVAELFLVATKKDEERRDEMVTQLIRLAQLGRAAGIYLEVCGQRFGAELGKGATMLRAQLTGRVCHRVNDEASAKMALGDIAPEAVLAACAIAPELPGLAVAGDTSGGWSRIRTPYLSLGDAAGICRESAHLVPDLPALKPFQPYVPVLSVESPAPAVQPHPLTD
- a CDS encoding SpdD protein, with translation MFLPKYPDNPTPAPAHTHTPTDPAPVRRTLPTLHISPAVVAAVVMGGVVLTALLAAVAVSAISVAIAAVVLRSLLREQNRR
- a CDS encoding GntR family transcriptional regulator, which translates into the protein MPSLPSGLLGDLDPTSDRAVFRQIADQLREAIDRGRFKEGEKLPSEAELVDHYGVSRMTVRNSFSVLQGEGLVHAEHGKGVFVRPRPPVRRLASDRFARRHREQGKSAFIVEANAAGSHPQVDSLEVKEEKASQDVSARLGSVRRVLARRRRYLLDGRPVEFAASYLPLDIARGTPIAEPNPGPGGIYARLEELGHRLDHFEEEIRARMPSPAEVKTLRLASGVPVIHLIRTAFDTEGRAVEVCDTVMAADAYVLSYQLPAT
- a CDS encoding mobile element transfer protein, which encodes MSANRRFRNVTRIGPVQVATSYDGRGREKHTAACTAPRCGFSADYDSRAAAELAARTHRCPVR